The genomic DNA CCATCAGCCCATCGACGGAAAGAGAATGAGTCACCGTGTCCGAGTCTTCAGAGCCGGTCGGCGAGTCCCGCGAAGAGCGGGCGGGCGAGCCGGAAGAGGCCGTCGACTTTGTGGCGGGCTCGGCTGACGAGTCCGCCGAGGCCGACGACGTCGATGCCGGAACCGAGGTCGACGAGGCCCCGGCAGACGTCGACGACGAAGCCGACGAAGCCGACGAAGCCGACGAAGCCGACGAGATCGCGGCGGACGCCGCCGACGAGGCCGACGAGGCCCCTGCCGGTGAGGTGGACGAGGACGGTGACGTCCTTCCCGACGTCGACCCGGTCGAGGAGTTCAAGCGTCTTCTGCGCAGCCAGTTCGGTGAGTGGTACGTCATCCACTCCTACGCCGGCTACGAGAACCGCGTGAAATCGAACATCGAGACCCGTACGCAGTCCCTCAACATGGAGGACTACATCTTCCAGGTCGAGGTGCCCACTCACCACGTGACCGAGGTGAAGAGCGGCAAGCGCCAACTCGTCAAGGAGCGGGTGCTGCCCGGCTACGTGCTGGTCCGTATGGAGCTCACCGACGAGTCCTGGTCCGCGGTGCGCAACACGCCCGGTGTGACCGGCTTCGTCGGTTTGTCGAACAAGCCGAGCCCGCTGAGCCTCGAAGAGGTCGCCAAGCTGCTCGCGCCGGAGCCGTCCGAGGAAGTGAAGAAGTCCACGGCCAAGGCCAGCGCCGCGACCGTCGACTTCGAGGTGGGCGAGTCCGTCACGGTCATGGACGGCCCGTTCGCCACGCTGCCCGCCACGGTGAGCGAGATCAGCGCCGAGTCGCAGAAGCTCAAGGTGCTGGTGTCGATCTTCGGTCGGGAGACCCCGGTTGAGCTCTCGTTCAACCAGGTCTCGAAGATCTGAGCCGGTCGCATACACTCGTAGACTGCCCCGCTCTCGCGGGGATGGCCCCAACAATGCCGCATTCGTGAATGCGCACTGTCCGGCCCCGCATGCGCGGGGATCGGGGCTCCCACAGGAAACAGCAAGGACCCGGAGAGAGTCATGCCTCCCAAGAAGAAGCTAGCCGCCCTGGTCAAGGTTCAGCTCCCCGCTGGCCAGGCCACGCCCGCTCCGCCGGTCGGTACCGCCCTCGGTCCGCACGGTGTCAACATCATGGACTTCGTGAAGCAGTACAACGCTGCCACCGAGGCCCAGCGCGGCAACATCATCCCCGTTGAGATCACCATCTACGAGGACCGCACCTTCACCTTCATCACGAAGACGCCCCCGGCGCCTGAGCTGATCAAGAAGGCCGCCGGTGTGGCGAAGGGCTCGGCCGTCCCGCAGAAGGACAAGGTCGGCAAGCTCACCAAGGAGCAGCTGCGCCAGATCGCCGAGACCAAGATGCAGGACCTCAACGCCAACGACATCGCGGCGGCCGAGAAGATCATCGCCGGCACCGCCCGGTCGATGGGCATCACGATCGCCGACTAGCCATGGACGGCGAGCCGGGCAGACGGCGGCAGCGCGGATGCAGGACACGATCCGCGTGACCGCGCAGCGGCCCGGCGATGGACGCGGGCAGTGAACGCGTCCGTCACCACACCTTCGTAGTAAGTGGAGGGGCCAGGCGCTGGCCCGTACCACGGACACTCGGATCCACAGGAGTGATCAAGTGAAGCGCAGCAAGGCTTTCCGCACCGCAGCGGAGAAGATCGACAGCGAGAGCCTCTACAGCCCGGCCGACGCGGCCAAGCTGGCCAAGGACACCTCGGTCGCCAAGTTCGACGCCACCGTCGAGGTCGCTCTGCGGCTCGGTGTCGACCCCCGCAAGGCGGACCAGATGGTGCGTGGCACCGTCAACCTCCCGCACGGCACCGGTAAGACCGCCCGGGTCCTGGTCTTCGCGACCGGCGACCGTGCCGAGGAGGCCCGCGCAGCGGGTGCCGACATCGTCGGTGCCGACGAGCTCATCGACGAGGTCGCCAAGGGCCGCCTCGACTTCGACGCCGTCGTCGCCACCCCGGACCTCATGGGCAAGGTCGGCCGTCTGGGCCGTGTCCTCGGCCCGCGCGGTCTGATGCCGAACCCCAAGACCGGCACCGTGACCCCGGCCGTCGGCAAGGCCGTCACCGACATCAAGGGCGGCAAGATCGAGTTCCGTGTCGACCGGCACGCGAACCTGCACTTCATCATCGGCAAGGTGTCGTTCGGTGAGCGTCAGCTCATCGAGAACTACGCCGCCGCCCTCGAAGAGGTGCTGCGTCTCAAGCCGTCCGCGGCCAAGGGCCGTTACGTCAAGAAGGTCGTCTTCTCCACGTCCATGGGCCCCGGCATCCCGGTCGACCCGAACGTGACGCGGGCGATGACCGCCGAACTCGACGCCTGATACCAGACGTCCTCGAAAGAGGGCCTCCACCGAATGGCCATTCGGTGGAGGCCCTCTTTCGTTCTCCCGTAGGACGCGCGGCGGTGCCCCGCCACGTAGGGTCGAAGGCAGATCCGACGGGGAATGTGAAGATCCATCGGGGGACAAGGTTCATCGGGGGACAAGGAAGGGGTGAGACGGATGCGCCGATTGGCTCCTGCGCTGGCACTGGGAGCGGCCGCTCTGGTCGCGGTCACGGGATGCGGTGCGCAGGGCACCAGTTCCCTCGGAAACATCAAGCTCGCCGCCGACGAGGCGGTGCAGCAGAGCGCGCAGCGCGCTGGAGAGGTCACCTCCTACTCGGCGGACCTGGTGCTCGACGCCACCGGCGGGAACAAGGGGGCGAGCAAGGTTCAGGGCAGGCTGCTCTACCAGAGCAAGCCTCAGCTGGCGACCGACATCACGCTGGACACGATCACCTTCGACGGGCAGAACGTGCCCGGAGGGGCGCGGGCCGTCCTGGTCGGAGACACGGTCTACGTGAAGTCCGAGCTGCTCAACAGGTTCGGCGGCGGGACCAAGCCCTGGGCCAAGGTCTCACTCGGCGAGCTGGCCGCCGGGGACCAGGCCAAGATCAAGGAATTCACCGCCCAGGTCCAGCAGTTCGACCTGGCGGGGACCGTCAAGATGCTGACCGCGTCGAAGGACGTCAAGGCGGTCGGCACCGAGACGGTCGACGGAGTGGAGACGACCCACTACAGCGGCACCTTCCCGGTGGCCGAGGCCGCACAGGCGATGGACCCGGCCAAGCGGGAGCAGCTCCAGAATCAGCTCTCGCGGGTCAAGGACGTGAAGTTCGACCTGTGGTCCGACGCGGGGAGTCTGCCCCGCAAGGTGACGCTGAGCGGCTCCGAGCAGGGTGCCACGTTCAACCTGGCGGCGTTCTTCAAGGGCTTCAACGAGCCCGTGCAGATCGCGGCCCCGCCCGCCGACCAGGTGGGCGAGCTGTCGAAGAGCCCCGGCGGAAACTGACATCCGCCACGGCCCGCGTCCCCGGTCGGCCGACCGGGGACGCGGGCCGTTCTGCTCGATTTGGCATGCGGCCTGACAGGACGTAAGCTGTCAACGCCGAAGACCGCCGGTCGTCGTCAGGCCTCATGGCCTGGTGACCCAAGGATCCACATGAGTGGACGGCCTGCGTAGGTGTGATGTGAGTTTTCATGAAGGACCACCTCCTCATGTGAGCCCCGTGCGCCTGCGCCGGGGCTTGTTCTCATTTATGAGCCTTTGCCGGCGGCACATCTGG from Streptosporangium sp. NBC_01756 includes the following:
- the nusG gene encoding transcription termination/antitermination protein NusG, with the protein product MSESSEPVGESREERAGEPEEAVDFVAGSADESAEADDVDAGTEVDEAPADVDDEADEADEADEADEIAADAADEADEAPAGEVDEDGDVLPDVDPVEEFKRLLRSQFGEWYVIHSYAGYENRVKSNIETRTQSLNMEDYIFQVEVPTHHVTEVKSGKRQLVKERVLPGYVLVRMELTDESWSAVRNTPGVTGFVGLSNKPSPLSLEEVAKLLAPEPSEEVKKSTAKASAATVDFEVGESVTVMDGPFATLPATVSEISAESQKLKVLVSIFGRETPVELSFNQVSKI
- the rplK gene encoding 50S ribosomal protein L11 — protein: MPPKKKLAALVKVQLPAGQATPAPPVGTALGPHGVNIMDFVKQYNAATEAQRGNIIPVEITIYEDRTFTFITKTPPAPELIKKAAGVAKGSAVPQKDKVGKLTKEQLRQIAETKMQDLNANDIAAAEKIIAGTARSMGITIAD
- the rplA gene encoding 50S ribosomal protein L1; amino-acid sequence: MKRSKAFRTAAEKIDSESLYSPADAAKLAKDTSVAKFDATVEVALRLGVDPRKADQMVRGTVNLPHGTGKTARVLVFATGDRAEEARAAGADIVGADELIDEVAKGRLDFDAVVATPDLMGKVGRLGRVLGPRGLMPNPKTGTVTPAVGKAVTDIKGGKIEFRVDRHANLHFIIGKVSFGERQLIENYAAALEEVLRLKPSAAKGRYVKKVVFSTSMGPGIPVDPNVTRAMTAELDA
- a CDS encoding DUF1396 domain-containing protein; protein product: MRRLAPALALGAAALVAVTGCGAQGTSSLGNIKLAADEAVQQSAQRAGEVTSYSADLVLDATGGNKGASKVQGRLLYQSKPQLATDITLDTITFDGQNVPGGARAVLVGDTVYVKSELLNRFGGGTKPWAKVSLGELAAGDQAKIKEFTAQVQQFDLAGTVKMLTASKDVKAVGTETVDGVETTHYSGTFPVAEAAQAMDPAKREQLQNQLSRVKDVKFDLWSDAGSLPRKVTLSGSEQGATFNLAAFFKGFNEPVQIAAPPADQVGELSKSPGGN